One window of the Anas acuta chromosome 12, bAnaAcu1.1, whole genome shotgun sequence genome contains the following:
- the HYKK gene encoding hydroxylysine kinase → MSSESENQPQTLSKPAFGEKEATELVDRVFGLKVSWIRPLPSYDDQNFHVRVLRSKGEAEGADEYVLKITNSEDSQEPDLIEAQTQAMIFLSAEGFPSATPCLTKDGNIMSLEPRGSEPDTKKYMVRLLTYLPGTPVAKVAAELATNPQIFYEIGKLAASLDKALTEKFHHPSVKSLHRGQFIWNLANVPLLDRYIYALGQNQYREVVEQVIEQFKEKVIPKLSSFRACINHGDLNDHNILVDCTSPSQGAPQYRVSGILDFSDMSYGYYVFEVAIAMMYAMIESADPLRVGGHVLAGFERVVPLTAAERGALFLLVCGRFAQSLVIAAHTALAYPHNRDYLLVTARTGWRHLARMAEAGQAAVEQLWFDTARAYGPRGDAD, encoded by the exons ATGTCTTCTGAAAGCGAGAACCAACCACAGACGTTGAGCAAACCAGCATTTGGTGAAAAGGAAGCAACAGAATTGGTTGACAGGGTGTTTGGATTAAAGGTGTCCTGGATCAGGCCTCTCCCCAGCTATGATGATCAGAATTTCCATGTGCGTGTCTTAAGAAGCAAAGGTGAGGCTGAAGGTGCAGATGAATATGTCCTTAAAATCACCAATTCGGAAGACAGCCAGGAGCCTGACCTCATTGAAGCACAGACACAGGCCATGATATTTCTCAGTGCTGAAGGCTTTCCTTCAGCTACACCTTGCCTTACAAAAGATGGTAACATCATGTCTCTGGAGCCAAGAG GTAGCGAGCCTGACACCAAAAAGTACATGGTCAGGCTGCTGACTTACCTGCCGGGTACACCAGTAGCAAAAGTTGCTGCAGAACTTGCTACAAATCCTCAGATTTTCTATGAGATTGGTAAACTAGCTGCCAGTTTGGATAAAgctctcacagag aaattccATCATCCATCAGTGAAAAGTCTGCATCGAGGCCAGTTCATTTGGAACCTGGCAAACGTCCCTCTTCTAGATCGGTACATTTATGCCCTGGGCCAGAACCAGTATCGTGAAGTTGTGGAACAAGTTATTGAGCAATTTAAAGAGAAAGTCATACCCAAACTAAGCAGTTTTCGAGCCT GTATCAATCACGGAGATCTCAATGACCATAATATTCTGGTGGACTGCACCTCTCCCTCCCAGGGGGCTCCTCAGTACAGGGTGTCCGGCATCCTGGACTTCAGCGACATGAGCTACGGCTACTACGTGTTTGAGGTGGCGATAGCCATGATGTACGCCATGATCGAGAGCGCGGACCCGCTGCGGGTCGGGGGCCACGTCCTGGCCGGCTTCGAGCGCGTGGTGCCGCTGacggcggcggagcggggcgccCTCTTCCTCCTGGTGTGCGGCCGCTTCGCGCAGTCCCTCGTCATCGCGGCCCACACGGCGCTGGCCTACCCGCACAACCGCGACTACCTGCTGGTCACGGCGCGCACCGGCTGGCGGCACCTGGCGCGGATGGCCGAGGCGGGGCAGGCCGCCGTCGAGCAGCTCTGGTTTGACACCGCCCGCGCCTACGGGCCCCGGGGGGACGCCGACTGa